The following proteins are encoded in a genomic region of Arachis stenosperma cultivar V10309 chromosome 4, arast.V10309.gnm1.PFL2, whole genome shotgun sequence:
- the LOC130972975 gene encoding cysteine-rich repeat secretory protein 55 — MYLLLCKTIFLLFLCITFSDAESQDPLGEFCNKETNISIGGKVSSNINNLLSELVLKTPSTGFLATTFGKEKDQVYGLAQCRGDVSTQDCSICIEDAAKQIRQRCPNQADARIWYDFCFLRYNNKTFASEVDTSFGIFYYNVENVTDPKTFNSKLGSLMDDIRAQAVVPKQEGLGKGKTKLSPFVTLYALVQCTRDLSEISCAQCLAISVSNFPTFCDNRKGCRVLYSSCYVRYELYPFFFPLDSDNAGVSKKTMRAVVHP, encoded by the exons ATGTATCTCCTATTATGCAAAACCATTTTTTTACTATTCCTGTGCATTACTTTTTCAGATGCAGAATCTCAAGATCCCTTAGGGGAATTCTGCAATAAAGAGACTAACATAAGCATTGGAGGGAAAGTATCATCTAATATCAACAACTTATTATCCGAATTAGTCCTCAAGACTCCCTCCACTGGTTTTCTTGCTACCACATTTG GTAAAGAGAAAGACCAAGTTTATGGCCTGGCTCAATGCAGGGGAGATGTTAGCACCCAAGACTGCTCCATTTGCATTGAAGATGCAGCCAAACAAATCCGGCAACGGTGTCCGAACCAAGCCGACGCAAGAATCTGGTACGACTTCTGCTTCCTGAGGTACAACAACAAGACTTTCGCCAGCGAAGTGGACACTTCATTTGGCATATTCTATTACAACGTGGAGAACGTAACAGATCCCAAAACTTTCAACAGCAAACTTGGATCCCTGATGGATGATATTAGAGCACAGGCTGTTGTGCCAAAACAGGAAGGGCTGGGGAAGGGAAAGACCAAACTGTCCCCATTTGTAACGCTTTATGCGTTGGTGCAATGCACAAGGGACTTGTCTGAGATATCCTGTGCCCAGTGTTTGGCTATTTCGGTGAGCAACTTTCCCACGTTTTGCGACAATCGTAAAGGCTGTAGAGTGCTATATAGTTCTTGTTATGTTAGATATGAGctttacccctttttcttccCCCTGGATTCCGATAACGCTGGTGTTTCCAAGAAGACGATGAGAGCCGTTGTGCATCCTTAG